A single genomic interval of Spirosoma taeanense harbors:
- a CDS encoding Crp/Fnr family transcriptional regulator — protein MISAKHLILQHQLKQFAQLSEADMLMANKYWRFRTMGRHEFFNFSNSICRHVGFVLKGLFRVYYVDPNTELEHNLYFIAENTFLTSLKSLLTRTTCPYLIEALEDAELLVIEHEHLQQLYAQSHGWERFGRILAEQYFLFNQTRSESLLTQTAEERYVALIENQPDILNRVSLGHIASYLGIKGPSLSRIRAQLTHK, from the coding sequence ATGATTTCTGCAAAGCATCTTATCTTACAGCATCAACTAAAACAGTTTGCGCAGCTGTCCGAAGCCGATATGCTGATGGCAAATAAATACTGGCGTTTCCGGACGATGGGCCGGCACGAATTTTTCAACTTCAGCAACTCTATCTGTCGGCATGTTGGCTTTGTTCTGAAAGGGTTATTCCGGGTTTATTACGTCGATCCCAACACTGAATTGGAACATAACCTGTACTTCATCGCCGAAAATACGTTTTTAACCTCGTTGAAAAGTTTACTGACCCGAACGACCTGCCCTTACCTTATCGAAGCCCTGGAAGATGCCGAACTGCTGGTTATTGAGCATGAACACCTGCAACAGCTGTATGCACAATCCCACGGCTGGGAGCGGTTCGGCCGGATTCTGGCCGAACAGTATTTCCTGTTCAATCAGACCCGGTCTGAGAGCCTACTGACGCAGACCGCCGAAGAACGTTACGTCGCCCTGATCGAAAACCAGCCCGATATTCTCAATCGCGTTTCGCTAGGCCACATCGCGTCGTACCTGGGTATCAAAGGCCCTTCGCTCAGCCGGATCAGAGCGCAGCTGACCCATAAATAA
- a CDS encoding OsmC family protein — protein MKITRKSSAHWAGTGKDGKGTLTSASTVLNNTQYSFNTRFENGVGTNPEELVAAAHAGCFAMQLAFNIQNAGFAADSLDVQCAVTLEDSGITSSKLTLNASVPGLDKAKFDELVDHAEHNCPISKLLNTSISVEATLA, from the coding sequence ATGAAAATCACCCGTAAATCGTCGGCCCACTGGGCAGGAACTGGCAAAGATGGTAAAGGCACGTTAACCTCGGCCAGCACAGTCCTGAACAACACTCAATATTCGTTCAACACCCGGTTCGAAAATGGCGTCGGTACTAATCCAGAAGAGCTTGTTGCAGCTGCCCATGCGGGCTGTTTTGCCATGCAACTGGCCTTTAATATTCAGAATGCGGGTTTCGCGGCCGATTCACTGGATGTTCAGTGTGCTGTCACGCTGGAAGATAGCGGTATCACCAGTTCAAAACTAACGCTTAACGCCAGCGTACCGGGTTTGGATAAGGCCAAGTTCGATGAGTTGGTTGATCATGCCGAACACAATTGCCCCATTTCGAAGCTGTTGAATACCAGCATCAGCGTTGAGGCTACCTTAGCGTAA